A region from the Anomaloglossus baeobatrachus isolate aAnoBae1 chromosome 11, aAnoBae1.hap1, whole genome shotgun sequence genome encodes:
- the LOC142256204 gene encoding indolethylamine N-methyltransferase-like: MDPCTHKLYHDEGFDSRQWLEHYFSDKSALVFRDDITLFPIECFAKTFSEGHIKGDVLIDLSVGPLVHHLFAACEYFKHIVVMKVSDRCIMELKRWVDERTGAFDWGHAAKLHAYIDIKSDQLENKEQNVRSALYHVVKCDLEKENMMDPIVLPPADCVISFWLLDAISKDQDDYRRHLRKFSKLLKPGGHIILIGSLDATYYTVGKHKFHILTYDENFVRKALAEQGFIIDCYKRKERIIVDDLCDCKVLFYIVAHKEK, from the exons ATGGACCCCTGCACCCATAAGCTCTATCATGATGAAGGCTTTGACTCCAGACAATGGTTGGAGCATTATTTTTCGGATAAATCTGCTTTGGTCTTCAGAGATGATATCACGTTATTTCCCATTGAATGTTTTGCAAAAACTTTCTCGGAGG GTCATATTAAAGGAGACGTCTTGATTGACCTCAGTGTTGGTCCACTGGTTCATCATTTATTTGCAGCCTGTGAGTATTTCAAGCACATCGTAGTGATGAAAGTCAGTGACAGATGCATCATGGAGCTGAAGAGATGGGTGGATGAACGTACAGGagcgtttgactggggacatgctgCAAAACTTCATGCCTACATAGACATAAAGAG TGACCAGTTAGAGAATAAAGAACAAAACGTAAGATCTGCTCTTTACCATGTTGTGAAATGTGACCTGGAGAAAGAAAATATGATGGATCCGATCGTCTTACCACCAGCAGATTGTGTCATTAGTTTTTGGCTCCTAGATGCTATCAGCAAAGACCAAGATGATTACAGGAGACATCTCAGGAAGTTCTCAAAGTTGTTAAAACCAGGAGGACACATTATATTAATTGGGAGTTTAGATGCAACATATTACACAGTTGGGAAACACAAGTTCCATATTCTCACATATGATGAGAACTTTGTAAGGAAAGCTCTGGCTGAGCAAGGTTTTATCATTGACTGCTACAAAAGAAAAGAGAGAATAATAGTTGATGACCTATGTGACTGTAAAGTTCTCTTTTATATTGTAGCTCACAAAGAGAAGTAG